Proteins encoded in a region of the Streptomyces akebiae genome:
- a CDS encoding tyrosine-type recombinase/integrase: MPEAAAGDMVFVNLFRGVLGRGMTYSTAKDLFDRLARRAELTARPHMLRHGAATAWIRAGQPRDVVQKLLGHLSSSSMVPYIHASDADKRAAVENVAARHGGVA, translated from the coding sequence ATCCCCGAGGCGGCAGCTGGCGACATGGTGTTCGTCAACCTCTTCCGGGGCGTGCTGGGCCGTGGCATGACCTATTCGACGGCCAAGGACCTGTTCGATCGCTTGGCGCGGAGGGCCGAGTTGACGGCGCGCCCCCACATGCTGCGGCATGGGGCGGCGACCGCGTGGATCCGGGCGGGACAACCGCGGGATGTAGTGCAGAAGCTCCTCGGTCATCTTTCTTCCTCGTCGATGGTGCCGTACATCCACGCCAGCGATGCGGACAAACGTGCCGCAGTCGAGAACGTCGCAGCGCGCCACGGGGGTGTCGCATGA
- a CDS encoding tyrosine-type recombinase/integrase, producing the protein MIDDSIYELHREASAYLDSLRARHLSWNTERVYAGRSALYLTSCAAHGVDWSQPTLGQLARFMRRLVQEPLPSRRRDGGGQQRFRSEETANAVMTTVCELLRFGARYGWVPAEVAAQLTQQKYLTYLPPGYNAGEDGQFRTVRARELKFVVVNDGIDWLTFEEVEQLLAVTDHARDRFLVALLWCTALRIGEALGLRREDMHLLSNSRSLGCRVEGPHVHVRRRLNENGALAKSREPRSVPVIEELVALYTEYV; encoded by the coding sequence GTGATCGACGACAGTATCTATGAGCTTCACCGTGAGGCTTCGGCCTACCTCGACTCGCTCCGCGCGCGACACCTGTCGTGGAACACCGAACGTGTCTACGCAGGCCGGTCGGCTCTGTACCTGACGTCCTGCGCGGCCCACGGTGTGGACTGGTCCCAACCCACGCTGGGGCAGCTCGCGCGGTTCATGCGCAGGCTGGTGCAGGAGCCGCTCCCGTCCCGACGGCGTGACGGCGGCGGTCAGCAGCGGTTCCGTTCAGAGGAGACCGCGAACGCGGTGATGACCACTGTCTGTGAGCTGCTGCGATTCGGTGCCCGCTACGGCTGGGTTCCGGCCGAGGTAGCCGCCCAGCTGACGCAGCAGAAGTACCTCACCTATCTCCCGCCCGGCTACAACGCCGGCGAGGACGGGCAGTTCCGCACGGTACGCGCCCGCGAGTTGAAGTTCGTCGTGGTGAACGATGGCATCGACTGGCTGACGTTCGAGGAAGTCGAGCAGTTGCTCGCCGTCACGGATCACGCCCGTGACCGGTTCCTGGTGGCTCTCCTGTGGTGCACGGCTCTTCGCATCGGAGAGGCACTCGGTCTGCGCAGGGAGGACATGCACCTGCTGTCGAACTCCCGCTCCTTGGGCTGCCGCGTCGAAGGTCCGCACGTCCATGTACGGCGCCGGCTGAACGAGAACGGGGCCTTGGCGAAGTCCCGCGAGCCGCGGTCGGTGCCGGTGATCGAGGAACTGGTCGCTCTGTACACGGAGTACGTCTAA
- a CDS encoding restriction endonuclease, with the protein MTLHEEERPDTVGDDFEIEPWYPSDLMRELHALRAMPNAQRRGYKLEALLQRAFQRAHFQAAHNPKMAEPRQTDFAVISHNHRYLCEAKWESRPTGTDDVDAIRSRLKRSGGTVVGLLFTMSGITDQAAEEIVRDRRDGLVLVFDESDIRLALSSPHELERHLRLKQDELVVHGRVHRGENAFEAARAARRSRTKIEQLPTSCYRLLSADGKELPWFHGAGGFSLGVFCLDLPDVDWVPAAGSGVCLDMPIATGDQRDVLRLLVSLSELGWTGNRSQWSIHQHGRNWHGCGADTFAEALRKWKERTRQLEDPHHSEEFVYFEVCDGGFYTVSGSVSAERTRAVVRCNVSFQLIGMPLDPGALQQLYRRLDVPSRGYFRPLVERSVTRQRFDDRVPLQVLGYVVEPAGQRWPLEDWVVGLLAVNPYQDTDLQPPDELARDLEGSGVIVCALRSHHPLSKPKERYELWSYERARTSDAHALRVVAEWWEPEDNVE; encoded by the coding sequence ATGACCCTCCATGAAGAGGAACGCCCTGACACGGTGGGCGACGACTTCGAGATCGAGCCTTGGTATCCGTCGGACCTGATGCGCGAACTGCACGCCCTGCGGGCGATGCCCAACGCTCAGCGCCGGGGCTACAAGCTGGAAGCACTACTGCAACGGGCGTTTCAGCGGGCTCACTTCCAAGCCGCCCACAATCCGAAGATGGCAGAACCCCGACAGACGGACTTCGCGGTCATCTCCCACAACCACCGGTACCTATGCGAAGCGAAGTGGGAGAGCCGACCCACCGGAACCGACGATGTCGACGCGATCCGCAGTCGCCTGAAACGTTCCGGAGGCACTGTTGTGGGCCTGCTGTTCACCATGTCCGGGATCACCGATCAGGCTGCTGAGGAGATCGTGAGGGATCGCAGGGACGGGCTGGTTCTGGTGTTCGACGAGTCCGACATCCGCCTTGCTTTGAGCTCCCCGCACGAATTGGAGCGCCATCTTCGTCTGAAGCAGGATGAACTTGTCGTCCACGGGCGTGTCCATCGTGGTGAGAACGCATTTGAGGCCGCGAGGGCCGCCCGCCGATCGCGCACGAAGATAGAGCAGTTGCCCACGAGCTGCTACAGGCTGCTCAGCGCCGACGGGAAAGAACTGCCGTGGTTCCACGGCGCAGGAGGATTCAGCCTCGGGGTTTTCTGCCTCGACCTGCCCGATGTCGACTGGGTGCCGGCAGCGGGTAGCGGCGTGTGTCTGGATATGCCGATTGCTACTGGGGACCAGCGTGACGTCCTCCGCCTTCTGGTCTCGCTGAGTGAACTCGGGTGGACGGGAAACCGGAGTCAGTGGAGCATCCACCAGCATGGCCGCAACTGGCATGGTTGTGGCGCGGATACCTTTGCGGAGGCTCTCAGGAAATGGAAGGAACGAACCAGGCAGCTTGAAGATCCTCACCACAGCGAGGAGTTCGTCTACTTCGAAGTCTGTGACGGCGGGTTCTACACCGTGTCCGGCAGCGTCTCTGCAGAACGAACGCGCGCCGTCGTGCGCTGCAATGTCTCTTTCCAACTCATTGGAATGCCGCTGGACCCTGGCGCGCTGCAGCAACTATACCGGCGGCTCGACGTTCCCAGCCGTGGCTACTTCCGTCCGTTGGTTGAACGGTCAGTCACCCGGCAGCGCTTCGATGACCGAGTTCCGCTTCAGGTGCTGGGATATGTCGTTGAGCCTGCTGGCCAACGCTGGCCCCTGGAAGACTGGGTCGTCGGCCTCCTGGCAGTCAATCCCTACCAGGACACTGATCTTCAGCCGCCGGATGAGCTGGCTCGGGACCTGGAAGGCTCAGGCGTGATCGTATGCGCCCTGCGCTCGCACCATCCGCTGAGCAAGCCGAAGGAGCGCTACGAACTGTGGTCGTACGAGCGCGCTAGGACCTCGGACGCTCACGCGCTGCGCGTTGTCGCCGAGTGGTGGGAGCCAGAGGACAACGTCGAGTAG
- a CDS encoding ATP-dependent helicase, with the protein MKLTDDQQALVDAQDSLFAAACPGAGKTRAMVARFLKRTAEEGRRGIALISFTNAAVDEVRRRCGNQVEALRAPHFVGTFDTFIHRFIVTPMYVKWHNQKPNYVRSWREIPSTSFRLDNMGRVRNLEFEWFDFDPDGRAHLDLSRVPQEFGNEDAHRMLRRRKREAEGEASDIFWRLVKAGTISCEAARLAAEFWLSSNKARTVLAALLQARFAEVIVDEAQDCGREELHILQFLHDCGVRVVMVGDLDQSIYEFRNATPAAVEAFAATLPGPPLELRDNWRSSPAICEFNRALRSGQLVETARGDNSIVQAPVHLIEFSSLDQIVPPALDVAEQYKLTADDLVILSHAHTHGMKAAGVVSLESTGNNRVLSIANAGFKLRARETDPKTRRKAAEQVKRSLLAALAVGQDTKDHGFAVACDKLGIDSRWLESFAVWMALQLDAEGKTRQVFAAEVRDYLKTADWGAVTPPAAGDVSNLFKAPSEKDWTGISGFGNSPSIRYSTVHGVKGMEFRGVVLVLPDRLREDQVTKRSVLDDWEGDHNTEARRVLYVAGSRAQELLICAVHRKHSARVGDLLGAKGVQYIKS; encoded by the coding sequence GTGAAGCTGACTGACGACCAGCAGGCTCTTGTCGACGCTCAAGACAGCTTGTTCGCGGCTGCCTGTCCCGGGGCTGGTAAGACCCGGGCCATGGTCGCCCGGTTCCTGAAGCGGACCGCCGAGGAAGGCCGGCGCGGGATCGCACTGATCTCCTTCACCAATGCTGCCGTGGACGAGGTCCGGCGCCGGTGTGGGAACCAGGTGGAAGCCCTGCGGGCTCCCCACTTCGTTGGCACGTTCGACACCTTCATCCATCGCTTCATCGTCACCCCGATGTACGTGAAGTGGCACAACCAGAAGCCGAATTACGTTCGCTCGTGGCGTGAAATCCCTAGCACTAGCTTTCGCCTCGACAATATGGGAAGGGTCAGGAATCTAGAGTTCGAGTGGTTTGACTTTGACCCCGATGGTCGAGCGCACCTGGACCTTAGCCGAGTGCCGCAGGAGTTCGGTAACGAAGATGCCCATCGCATGCTGAGGCGACGCAAAAGGGAAGCAGAAGGCGAAGCCTCGGACATCTTCTGGCGTCTCGTTAAGGCGGGCACCATCAGCTGTGAAGCGGCGCGCCTCGCAGCCGAGTTCTGGCTGAGCAGTAACAAGGCGCGGACCGTCCTAGCTGCACTGCTGCAGGCACGCTTCGCCGAGGTCATCGTGGACGAGGCGCAGGACTGTGGCAGGGAAGAGCTTCACATCCTGCAATTCCTGCATGACTGCGGGGTTCGCGTTGTCATGGTTGGCGACCTCGATCAGTCGATCTATGAGTTCCGGAACGCAACTCCCGCAGCCGTGGAGGCGTTCGCAGCCACGTTGCCTGGCCCCCCACTGGAGTTGAGGGACAACTGGCGTAGCTCGCCAGCAATCTGCGAGTTCAACCGCGCGCTGCGGTCTGGGCAACTGGTTGAGACAGCCCGTGGTGACAACTCCATCGTGCAGGCCCCGGTGCACTTGATCGAGTTCTCCTCCTTGGACCAGATCGTGCCCCCAGCGCTGGACGTCGCGGAGCAGTACAAGCTGACAGCTGATGACCTCGTAATCCTTTCGCACGCTCACACACACGGAATGAAGGCGGCTGGCGTGGTGAGCCTGGAAAGCACTGGCAATAACCGCGTGCTGTCCATCGCCAATGCCGGATTCAAGCTCAGAGCGCGGGAAACGGATCCCAAGACCCGTCGGAAAGCGGCGGAGCAGGTTAAGCGGTCCCTCCTGGCTGCCCTCGCGGTCGGCCAAGATACAAAAGATCACGGTTTCGCTGTCGCCTGCGACAAGCTGGGCATCGACAGTCGCTGGCTGGAGAGCTTCGCGGTATGGATGGCCTTGCAGCTCGATGCTGAGGGGAAGACGCGGCAAGTATTTGCCGCTGAGGTCCGGGACTACTTGAAGACGGCCGACTGGGGTGCGGTAACACCGCCCGCTGCTGGCGACGTCAGCAATCTGTTTAAGGCTCCGTCGGAGAAGGACTGGACAGGCATATCCGGCTTTGGCAATAGCCCATCGATTCGCTACTCCACCGTCCATGGCGTCAAGGGCATGGAGTTCCGTGGCGTGGTGCTCGTCCTGCCGGACAGGCTGAGGGAGGATCAGGTCACCAAGCGAAGTGTCCTGGACGACTGGGAAGGCGACCACAACACCGAGGCGCGGCGCGTCCTCTACGTGGCCGGCTCGCGAGCCCAAGAGCTCCTGATATGCGCGGTCCACCGGAAGCATTCGGCCCGCGTAGGGGATCTGCTGGGGGCCAAGGGCGTCCAGTACATCAAGTCGTAG
- a CDS encoding ATP-dependent nuclease, with protein MSQSQEEPQAGMYLSRLGIKNFRSCYEVEVELQPNITLLVGENNSGKSNVIEALRLATTPLNRRSTRWFDESDLSHGREAEEAQFRASYDGLTSAQRAHYIASLDVETNQAAYTTTYKRDESRQQMRPSVTAGPVDGPDAEPEKRDQIAHVYLAPLRDAQRELDSSDGNRLLRIIRYLTDEDEQEAFRAQANDSFTKLKEHPVLTSTTKEIQGHLGELTDSVRGQTVEVAFAEYELHRLARSLRVKMAEAGIPPADLTESGLGYANLLFIATVILELRNAQHMELTLFLVEEPEAHLHPQLQAVLLDYLWEQAEASLKDDSHGPAGRIQVIASTHSPNLASSVGIENVVALRTRVDKERVRDDDGQEKEVLRRKTQALPLAKLALTDDERRKINQYLDATRAGLLFARRVILVEGIAEAVLLPVIARHCVFKGEDQAKQRRDFHGVTIINVGSVDFAPYITLLLSAVNGCRLLDKLTVITDGDPDIPKEQKTDDGEAEGDQSDAQTSTAAAPVEGGPGTDADGDEDEPEDDDDAAVNNRKDRLTAHAESIGASDHLIVAEAPHTLEADLLDPEVNEPVLRTAFLTQRRRSRKKWQEILDDERGRSWGFYLKLRKHKKFIGKGEFAHDVALAIQSGADFEAPRYLADAIRGVLLDARGDEG; from the coding sequence GTGAGCCAAAGCCAAGAAGAGCCGCAAGCAGGGATGTACTTGTCCAGGCTCGGCATCAAGAACTTCCGCTCCTGCTACGAAGTGGAAGTCGAGTTGCAGCCGAACATTACGCTCCTCGTCGGCGAGAACAACTCCGGTAAGTCAAACGTCATCGAAGCGCTCAGGCTGGCCACCACACCCTTGAATCGTCGATCCACGCGGTGGTTCGACGAATCCGACCTGTCGCATGGTCGAGAAGCGGAAGAGGCTCAGTTCCGCGCGTCGTACGACGGTCTGACGTCAGCCCAACGCGCCCACTACATCGCCTCGCTCGATGTGGAGACCAATCAGGCTGCCTACACGACGACGTACAAGCGGGATGAGTCCCGGCAACAGATGCGCCCGAGCGTGACAGCCGGACCTGTGGATGGACCCGACGCCGAGCCAGAGAAGCGGGACCAGATCGCGCACGTCTACCTGGCGCCTCTTCGGGATGCGCAGCGGGAGTTGGACTCGTCGGACGGCAACCGCCTGCTGCGGATCATCCGCTACCTCACCGATGAAGACGAACAGGAAGCGTTCCGCGCGCAGGCCAACGACTCGTTCACCAAGCTCAAGGAACACCCGGTCCTGACCTCTACGACCAAAGAGATCCAGGGTCACCTGGGAGAACTGACCGACTCGGTTCGGGGGCAGACCGTCGAGGTCGCTTTCGCCGAGTACGAGCTGCACCGACTGGCCCGGAGCCTGCGGGTCAAGATGGCCGAGGCTGGCATCCCGCCAGCGGACCTCACCGAGTCGGGCCTTGGCTACGCCAACCTCCTCTTCATCGCCACCGTCATCCTGGAGCTGCGCAACGCCCAGCACATGGAACTGACGCTCTTCCTTGTCGAGGAGCCGGAGGCCCATCTCCACCCACAGCTCCAAGCGGTGCTGCTGGACTACCTGTGGGAACAGGCCGAAGCCTCGCTCAAGGACGATTCGCACGGCCCCGCCGGCCGTATCCAGGTCATCGCGAGCACGCATTCGCCCAATCTGGCTAGCAGCGTCGGTATCGAGAACGTCGTGGCGCTGCGCACGCGAGTGGACAAGGAGAGGGTCCGGGACGACGACGGCCAGGAGAAGGAGGTGCTACGCCGGAAGACGCAAGCGCTCCCTCTGGCCAAGCTCGCCCTCACCGACGACGAACGGCGAAAGATCAATCAGTACCTCGATGCCACCCGCGCCGGCCTGCTCTTTGCCCGTCGCGTCATCCTGGTGGAAGGCATTGCTGAAGCGGTCCTGCTGCCGGTCATCGCCCGGCACTGCGTCTTCAAAGGCGAGGACCAGGCGAAACAGCGTCGGGACTTCCACGGCGTCACGATCATCAACGTCGGCAGCGTCGACTTTGCGCCGTACATCACGCTGCTGCTCTCGGCGGTCAACGGGTGTCGGCTGCTGGACAAGCTGACCGTCATCACCGACGGCGACCCGGACATCCCCAAGGAACAGAAGACCGACGATGGGGAGGCCGAAGGCGACCAGAGCGATGCTCAGACCTCAACGGCTGCCGCTCCAGTCGAGGGCGGCCCCGGCACGGACGCCGACGGTGATGAGGACGAACCGGAAGACGATGACGACGCCGCCGTGAACAACCGTAAGGACCGGCTGACCGCTCACGCCGAGTCGATCGGCGCCTCAGACCACCTGATCGTCGCGGAAGCGCCGCACACGCTTGAGGCCGACCTCCTCGACCCCGAGGTCAACGAGCCGGTACTCAGGACGGCCTTCTTGACACAGCGTCGACGCTCCAGGAAGAAGTGGCAGGAGATCCTCGACGACGAGCGAGGTCGTTCCTGGGGCTTTTACCTGAAACTTCGCAAGCACAAGAAGTTCATTGGCAAGGGCGAATTCGCGCACGACGTGGCGCTGGCCATCCAGAGTGGCGCCGACTTTGAAGCTCCTCGGTACCTGGCTGACGCCATCCGTGGCGTCCTGCTGGATGCACGGGGTGATGAAGGTTGA
- a CDS encoding type I restriction endonuclease subunit R: MVDLTYESEFEQRICEYLAAHGWEYSSNGEGYDAERALFPEDVFDWFKDLDPQAWKRSIGSGPRADSAKEALLDLIVQLRSTPLDNRGGGPGGTLQLLRSNVPVGLRDEMKMVQWRPADPTNATRMAAYGKVRLRIMRQVYYSRQKPHDSIDLVAFINGIPVATFELKTNFKQSIDAAVKQYAQDRNPKGEPLLAFGTGALVHFVVTESEVGMTTHLDGENTYFLPFNQGNNGGAGNPVNEHGPATAYLWEQVMARDTWLDIFGSMLFVDVTTSANVITRERKTSTNVIFPRFHQWQAVSRMVEQVKAESVGGRFLIQHSAGSGKTNTIGWTAHRLSNLHDPTGRKVFDTVMVITDRTVLDDQMQRAVLQIEGKPDYVYNVDRRARTDEGSKSRALLKALQDRRRIVVVTIQTFPAVLKLLSQDDSLAGHRFAVIADEAHSSQAGATAKKVRQVLRVGGQEVDEGAEVDAEDTINAFADVPTPNVSFFAFTATPKPKTIELFGRRKTPDAKPSAFDVYSMKQAIQEGFILDVLPRYQSYGTVYQIAEAIKKNGVNVSADDEDNLVEKTAAAKALKRFVRLHPTNISQKVEIIVEHFRANVAGLLGGHAKAMIVTSERKHALRYKLAVDKYIKAKGYDLGTLVAFSGTLDDPESGIHDEVSEAKMNPGAGPDLAEAFAEPNYRVMIAADKFQTGFDQPLLCAMYVDKRLDGIQAVQTLSRLNRTFRSGNLVKDRVFILDFVNEPTDIQAAFAEYYEEAEIETETNPNQLHVLAMGLRTFGIFDTQDVAQFVQGAQDGDRNAITAAMSRAQDRFAQAWDHAQADENTQAVERLEQFRKNVSSFVRLYDFLSQVYDYSGSPLEDLCAFCRELAQWIKAERTHDEIDISSARLVAIEQKDKGVTNASVTEKGDKLTGPSALGTAKVKDPEMVPLLEVIDTLNTLFDDLSESAVAGLMALVIQAAKSDEVLRSRALENSLENFLKSEKVRDRILDTLLAAPGELGKVVAEVVGDGKGLDSIIAGAFHGVRLDAGQEDS, encoded by the coding sequence GTGGTGGACCTGACCTACGAGTCGGAGTTCGAGCAGCGCATCTGCGAATACCTGGCCGCCCACGGATGGGAGTACTCCTCGAACGGGGAGGGGTACGACGCCGAACGTGCCCTGTTCCCAGAGGACGTGTTCGATTGGTTCAAGGACCTGGACCCGCAGGCATGGAAGCGCAGCATCGGTTCCGGCCCGCGGGCAGACTCCGCTAAGGAGGCTCTGCTCGACCTGATCGTGCAGCTACGGTCCACCCCGCTGGACAACAGGGGTGGTGGCCCTGGCGGGACCCTGCAGTTGCTGCGCTCGAACGTCCCCGTGGGGCTGCGCGACGAGATGAAGATGGTCCAGTGGCGCCCGGCGGACCCGACGAACGCCACCCGCATGGCCGCCTACGGCAAGGTGCGCCTGCGGATCATGCGGCAGGTGTACTACTCGCGGCAAAAGCCTCACGACAGCATCGATCTGGTCGCCTTTATCAACGGCATCCCGGTGGCCACGTTCGAACTGAAGACGAACTTCAAGCAGTCCATCGACGCTGCGGTGAAGCAGTACGCCCAGGACCGCAACCCCAAGGGAGAGCCGCTGCTGGCGTTCGGTACCGGGGCGCTGGTGCACTTCGTGGTCACCGAGTCCGAGGTCGGCATGACCACTCATCTCGACGGTGAGAACACCTACTTCCTGCCGTTCAACCAGGGCAACAACGGCGGCGCGGGCAACCCGGTCAACGAGCACGGGCCGGCCACCGCGTACCTGTGGGAGCAGGTCATGGCCCGCGACACGTGGCTGGACATCTTCGGGTCCATGCTGTTCGTGGACGTCACGACCAGCGCGAACGTGATCACGCGTGAGCGCAAGACCTCGACCAACGTGATATTCCCGCGCTTCCACCAGTGGCAGGCCGTCTCGCGGATGGTCGAGCAGGTCAAGGCTGAGAGCGTAGGGGGACGGTTCTTGATCCAGCACTCAGCCGGGTCGGGCAAGACGAACACGATCGGATGGACTGCACACCGCCTGTCCAACCTGCATGACCCCACCGGTCGCAAGGTCTTCGACACGGTAATGGTGATCACTGACCGCACTGTGCTCGACGACCAGATGCAGCGGGCGGTCCTGCAGATCGAGGGCAAGCCGGATTACGTCTACAACGTGGACAGGAGGGCCCGCACTGACGAGGGCTCCAAGTCCCGTGCGCTGCTCAAGGCCCTGCAGGACCGTCGCCGCATCGTGGTGGTGACCATCCAGACCTTCCCGGCCGTGCTCAAGCTCCTGTCGCAGGACGACTCGCTTGCCGGGCACCGGTTCGCGGTCATCGCGGATGAGGCGCACTCCTCGCAGGCCGGCGCCACGGCTAAGAAGGTGCGCCAGGTACTGCGCGTCGGCGGGCAGGAAGTCGACGAGGGTGCGGAGGTCGACGCCGAGGACACGATCAACGCGTTTGCGGACGTCCCGACCCCGAACGTGTCGTTCTTCGCATTCACCGCCACCCCGAAGCCCAAGACGATCGAGTTGTTCGGGCGCCGCAAGACGCCCGATGCCAAGCCGTCCGCGTTCGACGTGTATTCCATGAAGCAGGCCATCCAGGAGGGGTTCATCCTGGACGTCCTGCCTCGCTACCAGAGCTACGGGACCGTTTACCAGATCGCGGAGGCGATCAAGAAGAACGGTGTCAACGTTTCCGCCGACGACGAGGACAACCTGGTCGAAAAGACCGCGGCGGCCAAGGCACTGAAGCGGTTCGTGCGCCTTCACCCGACGAACATCTCCCAGAAGGTCGAGATCATCGTCGAGCACTTCCGTGCCAATGTGGCCGGCCTACTGGGTGGCCACGCAAAGGCCATGATCGTGACATCGGAGCGCAAGCACGCGCTGCGTTACAAGCTGGCGGTCGACAAGTACATCAAGGCCAAGGGGTACGACCTGGGTACCTTGGTTGCGTTCTCCGGCACCCTGGACGACCCGGAGTCCGGCATTCATGACGAGGTCTCCGAGGCCAAGATGAACCCGGGTGCTGGACCGGACTTGGCTGAAGCGTTCGCCGAGCCGAACTATCGCGTGATGATAGCCGCGGACAAGTTCCAGACGGGGTTCGATCAGCCACTACTGTGCGCGATGTATGTCGACAAGCGCCTGGACGGCATCCAGGCAGTGCAGACGCTCTCGCGTCTGAACCGCACCTTCCGGTCAGGCAACCTGGTCAAGGACCGGGTATTCATCCTGGACTTCGTCAACGAGCCCACAGACATCCAGGCGGCCTTCGCGGAGTACTACGAAGAAGCCGAGATCGAGACCGAGACCAACCCCAACCAACTGCACGTGCTGGCGATGGGGTTGCGCACCTTCGGCATCTTCGACACCCAGGACGTAGCCCAATTCGTCCAAGGCGCCCAGGACGGTGACCGCAATGCGATCACCGCAGCGATGAGCCGGGCCCAGGACCGATTCGCCCAGGCATGGGACCACGCGCAAGCCGACGAAAACACTCAGGCCGTGGAGCGGCTGGAGCAGTTCCGGAAGAACGTCTCCTCGTTCGTGCGGCTGTACGACTTCCTGTCTCAGGTGTACGACTACTCCGGCTCCCCGCTGGAGGACCTGTGCGCGTTCTGCCGTGAACTCGCTCAGTGGATCAAGGCCGAGCGGACGCACGACGAAATCGACATCTCAAGCGCACGGCTGGTCGCCATCGAGCAGAAGGACAAGGGCGTCACGAACGCCTCGGTCACGGAGAAGGGCGACAAGCTGACCGGGCCGAGCGCGCTGGGCACGGCCAAGGTGAAGGACCCTGAGATGGTCCCGCTTCTGGAGGTCATCGACACCCTCAACACCTTGTTCGACGACCTGTCGGAGTCTGCCGTCGCCGGACTGATGGCGCTTGTTATCCAGGCGGCGAAGTCAGATGAGGTGCTGAGGTCGCGGGCGCTGGAGAACAGCCTGGAGAACTTCCTGAAGTCCGAGAAGGTCCGTGACCGGATCCTCGATACCCTGCTTGCCGCCCCCGGGGAGTTGGGGAAGGTGGTGGCCGAGGTCGTCGGCGATGGCAAGGGCCTGGACAGCATCATCGCCGGAGCCTTCCACGGGGTGCGTCTGGACGCAGGGCAGGAGGACAGCTGA
- a CDS encoding restriction endonuclease subunit S, translating into MSTPLPWGDTQLPWTIGKVKHLGSVTLGKMLQAKDTGQDVLAPYMRAANVQPDGVLALDDVKEMWFSPSELDDLTLRQGDVVVVEGGQGGFGRAAYVGEDLDGWGFQNSINRVRSKTGNDGRFLAYYLIALRATGFLRRYCNVVSMPHLTAEKLAAIPLPLPSGPEQRAIADYLDRETAEIDRLIAALERFIGQLQERRQAVVEHELAEVVPAAPGTRLKHLVRSVRQGWSPQCFPWPADGVQSWAVLKAGAANRGVFRPEENKELPEDLEPRPSTVVRRGDLLVSRANTRDLVGSAAVVSGDYPRLMLSDKLYALALDESKALPRYVAHLMASRRVRDLIEMAASGASSSMLNISRDDIVNLPMNVPEPAEQRRILKHLDEETAEIDTLITKTQRHIELVRARRSALITAAVTGQIDIPEEA; encoded by the coding sequence GTGAGCACTCCACTTCCCTGGGGAGACACCCAGCTGCCGTGGACGATCGGTAAGGTCAAGCACCTGGGGAGCGTCACTCTCGGCAAGATGCTCCAGGCAAAAGACACAGGCCAAGACGTCCTTGCTCCGTACATGAGGGCGGCCAACGTCCAGCCTGACGGCGTCCTTGCTCTGGACGACGTGAAGGAAATGTGGTTCTCACCCTCTGAGCTGGACGACCTCACCCTTCGGCAGGGTGACGTGGTCGTGGTCGAGGGCGGGCAGGGGGGCTTCGGACGTGCCGCGTACGTCGGTGAAGACCTCGACGGCTGGGGGTTCCAGAACTCGATCAACCGTGTCCGGTCGAAAACTGGTAATGATGGGCGATTCCTTGCGTACTACCTGATCGCCCTGCGCGCCACCGGGTTCCTCCGAAGGTACTGCAACGTCGTTTCCATGCCGCACCTGACGGCCGAGAAGCTGGCCGCCATTCCCCTCCCGCTTCCCTCCGGTCCTGAGCAACGCGCCATCGCTGATTACCTGGATCGCGAGACCGCAGAGATCGACAGGCTCATTGCCGCGCTGGAGCGGTTCATTGGACAGCTGCAGGAACGACGTCAAGCTGTCGTGGAGCATGAGCTTGCGGAGGTCGTGCCGGCGGCGCCCGGTACACGGCTGAAGCACCTGGTGCGGTCCGTTCGACAGGGGTGGAGCCCGCAGTGCTTTCCTTGGCCTGCAGATGGAGTCCAGAGCTGGGCAGTCCTGAAAGCCGGGGCGGCCAACCGTGGGGTCTTCCGCCCGGAAGAGAACAAAGAGCTCCCCGAAGACCTGGAGCCGCGTCCGTCGACCGTGGTGCGGCGCGGCGATCTCTTGGTCTCCCGAGCTAACACCCGTGACCTTGTCGGTAGCGCGGCAGTGGTGTCCGGAGATTACCCGCGGCTCATGCTGAGCGACAAGCTCTACGCTCTCGCGCTCGACGAGTCCAAGGCTTTGCCCCGGTATGTCGCCCACCTGATGGCCAGCCGCCGAGTCAGGGATTTGATCGAGATGGCCGCGTCTGGCGCGAGCTCTTCGATGCTGAACATCAGCAGGGACGACATCGTGAACCTTCCGATGAATGTTCCTGAGCCTGCTGAACAGCGTCGCATCCTCAAGCACCTGGACGAGGAAACAGCGGAGATCGACACTCTGATCACGAAGACGCAGCGGCATATCGAGCTCGTCAGGGCGCGCCGTAGCGCGCTCATCACTGCGGCCGTGACCGGCCAGATCGACATCCCCGAGGAGGCCTGA